The stretch of DNA CCGTGTTTCCGAATCCCCGCATTCCGTCGCCGGCGTATACGACGACTCCGGTTTCCGCCGCGCGAACCGGCTTCCCTTCCGTCGCGAGAATGTCGATCCCGTTGTGCTGTCGGCTCCCCCTTCCGCCAAAACCCGATGCCACTGTTCCCGAGACCGGCCATTGGAAGTTGCGGTAAACGGTCCCTCCTGGCTCCGTGCGTGGATGGACGACCCGTCCCGCCGCGCATCCGGCAAGAAGGAACGCGACCACCCAGGGGAAGACGGCCAGGCGGGTTATTCGGCGAACCCGCATCGCCCGACGAGAGGAACGAAACGGCATCCGCCGAGGAACTCTTTTATGGCTTTTCCGGATTTTTTGTACACCTGGACGAGATCCTGCTCCCATCTCCCCCCGATGGGAATCACCAGTATGCCGCCTTCGCCGAGCTGCTCGAACAGCGGAACCGGGACCCTGGGCGCAGCGGCAGTGACCAGAATCCGATCGAAGGGAGCCTCTTCGGGAACACCCATCGTTCCGTCCCCCACGCGGAAGCGAACGTTTTCCAGGCCCAGTTCCCGGAGAACCCCTTCCGCCGAAGCGGAAAAGACGGAAAACCGCTCGATGCTGACCACCTCCCGCGTCAGACGGCAAAGGATGGCCGTCTGGTATCCCGATCCGGTTCCGATTTCCAGCACTTTTTCCGCCCCCGTCAGGCGCAGGGCTTGAGTCATCTCCGCAACGATGTACGGCTGGGAGATCGTTTGTCCCTCGCCGATGGGAAGAGGGCCGTCTTCATACGCCCTGGTGGCAAGGTGTGGAGGAACGAAACGGTGCCGGGGAACATCCTCCATGGCGGCGAGGATCCGTTCGTCGCGGATTCCGCGGGCCTTGATCTGCTCCACCACCATGCGATGGCGAAGAAGGGCGAAGGACTCGCTCACCATTTCCATCGGCGGAGGACCCGCATGGAAGCGTAATTGGTGAAATCGAGATGGACGGGGGTCACCGAGATCCAGTTCTGCTCCACGGCCTCCAGGTCGGACCCTGGCATCTCTTCGCTCCGGAGGCTGTCCCCCCCGATCCAGTAATACTTTCTTCCCCGCGGGTCCCGCTTCTCCACGATGGAGTCTTCGTAAATGCGCTTTCCCTGGCAGGTGATCCGCACTCCCCGGACCTCTTCCGCAGGGAGATCGGGGAAGTTGATGTTCAGGAGAGTGTCCTTGGGCAGGCCGTGCCGCAGAACCTTTCGCGCGGCCTGCAGGGCGAATTCCGCCGCGGCGTCGAACCGGAAATGGTTGCGGGACGCGAGCGAAACCGCGATCGAAGGGATCCCCAGGATCGTTCCCTCCATCGCCGCCGACACGGTCCCCGAGTAGGTGATGTCATCCCCCAGGTTCGCCCCCTTGTTGATTCCGGAG from Deltaproteobacteria bacterium RBG_16_64_85 encodes:
- a CDS encoding 5'/3'-nucleotidase SurE — translated: MKKSPPNILVCNDDGVRSEGIVALADALRELGTVYVVAPDREQSAASHALTLSHPLRIEKIGNRVYAVDGTPTDCVNLAVNGILRKKKIALVASGINKGANLGDDITYSGTVSAAMEGTILGIPSIAVSLASRNHFRFDAAAEFALQAARKVLRHGLPKDTLLNINFPDLPAEEVRGVRITCQGKRIYEDSIVEKRDPRGRKYYWIGGDSLRSEEMPGSDLEAVEQNWISVTPVHLDFTNYASMRVLRRWKW
- a CDS encoding protein-L-isoaspartate O-methyltransferase, whose translation is MEMVSESFALLRHRMVVEQIKARGIRDERILAAMEDVPRHRFVPPHLATRAYEDGPLPIGEGQTISQPYIVAEMTQALRLTGAEKVLEIGTGSGYQTAILCRLTREVVSIERFSVFSASAEGVLRELGLENVRFRVGDGTMGVPEEAPFDRILVTAAAPRVPVPLFEQLGEGGILVIPIGGRWEQDLVQVYKKSGKAIKEFLGGCRFVPLVGRCGFAE